A portion of the bacterium genome contains these proteins:
- a CDS encoding adenine-specific methyltransferase EcoRI family protein, translating to MQNKSLNRSLHAAKATKQDEFYTQLSDIEKELRHYTKHFTGKTVLCNCDDPKVSNFFHYFSHNFEKLKLKKLITTCYKNCDADLFSKHTDERGIYLEYNGDKNDNRVPDPDEIGIRKLKGDGDFRSEECINLLKQADIVVTNPPFSLFREYVGQLVEFKKKFLIIGNQNAITYKDVFKLILKNRLWLGASIHSGDREFGVPDHYPLNAAGFRVDSAGRKFIRVKGVRWLTNLDYDERHEEMVLFNEYSPDKYPSYDNYDAIEVSKTADIPIDFDGAMGVPVTFLDKYNPDQFEILGITDRDNNSGLKTKTYTADDVPNPGDLNRRGVIKIGRTYKPTYARLLIRRKS from the coding sequence ATGCAAAACAAGTCACTGAATCGAAGCCTGCACGCCGCGAAGGCGACGAAGCAGGACGAGTTCTACACACAACTTTCTGACATCGAAAAGGAGTTGCGGCATTACACGAAGCATTTCACGGGCAAGACCGTCCTGTGCAACTGCGACGATCCCAAGGTCAGCAATTTCTTTCACTATTTCTCTCACAACTTCGAGAAGCTGAAGCTGAAGAAGCTAATCACCACCTGCTACAAGAATTGCGACGCCGATCTGTTCAGCAAGCACACGGACGAAAGAGGAATCTACCTCGAATACAACGGCGACAAGAACGATAACCGCGTCCCCGACCCGGACGAAATCGGCATTCGCAAGTTAAAAGGCGACGGCGATTTTCGCAGCGAGGAGTGCATCAATCTGCTCAAGCAAGCGGATATTGTAGTCACCAATCCGCCGTTTTCGTTGTTTCGGGAGTACGTTGGGCAGTTGGTAGAATTCAAGAAGAAGTTCCTGATCATTGGGAACCAGAACGCGATTACGTACAAAGACGTATTTAAATTGATTCTGAAAAACAGACTCTGGCTCGGAGCAAGCATTCACAGTGGAGATCGCGAGTTTGGCGTACCTGATCATTACCCGCTTAACGCCGCCGGATTTAGGGTGGACTCGGCGGGCAGGAAGTTCATTAGGGTAAAGGGCGTGCGGTGGTTGACGAACCTGGACTACGACGAGCGCCATGAGGAGATGGTTCTTTTCAACGAATACAGCCCCGACAAATACCCGAGTTACGACAACTACGATGCAATTGAGGTGAGCAAGACCGCAGATATTCCCATCGACTTCGACGGCGCGATGGGAGTGCCGGTCACCTTTCTTGACAAATACAACCCTGACCAATTCGAGATTCTCGGGATCACGGACCGAGACAACAACTCCGGGCTGAAAACGAAGACGTACACGGCTGACGACGTTCCAAATCCCGGGGATTTGAACCGACGCGGCGTTATCAAAATCGGTCGCACCTACAAACCGACCTACGCGCGCCTTCTAATCCGGAGA